Within Vicia villosa cultivar HV-30 ecotype Madison, WI linkage group LG1, Vvil1.0, whole genome shotgun sequence, the genomic segment ATGAGCTACATAAATTTCATTTATTCTGAGTCATGGAGTTTCAAACTTTGGTATTAACGTATTTTATAGTGgctttgtttgttgttgttgttgaacctGGGAATggtgcaggttttgttgaaagaaaAGGCACTCATTTTATTCTAAATGGGAAACCACATTATGTGAATGGATTCAATTCTTATTGGTTAATGAACCTTGCATCTGACCCATCTACAAGATCTAAGGTTACTTCAACTTTCCAACAAGCTTCTCTAAATGGTTTAAATCTAGGAAGAACATGGGCTTTCAATGAAGGATTTCTTCAAACCTCTCCCGGTTCTTACGACGAAAATGCCTTCAAGGTaatcttgttttttattttggtaTACCAGTAACTAGCTTAATCATATATATACAAAATTCAATATGTTCAAATTCTGTGtatgtagggtttggattttgtGATATCAGAGGCAAAAAAATATGGAGTGCAACTTATACTAAGTTTGGTGAATAATTGGAAAGAGTTTGGAGGAAAAATTAAATATGTTCAATGGGCTAAAGAACGTGGCCAAAATGTAATAAATGATGATGACTTTTTTTCCCATCCTGTTGTTAAACAATACTACAAAAATCATGTTAGGGTACGTACCATTATTTTATAGTATACCTATTTGCTACTTTACTTTGCAGGAAAATACAAGAAAATTAAACCAATgtaaattttaacatttttttttttggcgATTGATTGCAGACAGTGCTGACAAGAAAGAACACAATAAATGGTATTTTATACAAAGATGATCAAACTATATTCGCATGGGAGCTTATGAATGAACCTCGTTTAAATAGCTCTGGAAAATCAATTCAGgttcttttcattttcatttttttttggcaGAATTTAAGACTGATGTTACTGCATAACTATCAACTATACTGATTTTTATTAGTACTTCACATATATGCATTCCCTTTGACAAATAATCTGGCATTAATTATTGTAGAATTGGATAAATGAGATGGCGAGTTATGTGAAATCCATTGACAACAACCATTTACTGGAAATAGGACTTGAAGGGTTCTACGGTGAAACAAAGAAGCAGTTCAATCCCGATTCACTTTTAGTCGGAACCGATTTTATATCCAACAATCAGATTCCTCAAATTGATTTTGCAACCATTCACTTGTATCCTGAGCAATGGTATCACTATTTAAACATGATTTAGAATGAACATAATGCATGTTTTATTTTATCTCTCATTCACCACAAAACCCTAATGTATTTATTCATGCAGGTTGATAAACTCAAACGAGACAACCCAGAGTGCATTTGTTGAGAAATGGATAGAAGTTCATATTCAGGATGCAAATACTGTTTTAGGAAAGCCAATTATTGTTTCAGAGTTTGGAAAGTCTTCAAAGTCAGCTGGATATAGCTTAGATAAAAGGGATGATTACTATAAGAAAATATATAGTATTATATCTGCAAGTGCTACTAGTGGAGGCTCTTGTGCAGGAGGGATTTTCTGGCAACTTTTATCTCAAGGAATGGATAGTTATGGAGATGGTTACGAAGTTATTTTGGAGAATAGTCCTTCAACTGCACAGATCATCAAACAGCAATCTACTAAGAtgtcaaatatcacaatgtaaCATATCATTATATCATAGAAAAGAATTAtcaaaaatatactttttttagCAATAAATATTCCACTCATAGTTACTCTTGGTTGCCTTCCCAAAAAAATTTATAAGCAAAAGGATTGAGTTAAAGGGAATACAAGGGATACTCAGTAGATTATTCCTGACGGAGTTCGCCTCCAAAACACCATCTATGACAATCCAAGTGCAAATAGAGTTCAAACACGCATAGCTATGGAGCAAGAGAAGAGCAGATGAGGAAAGGATCCCTATTCTGGCCAAAGCGTCTCactgtgaataggaattagtttgtTCCTAGAATAAGGGTTTGATCCTAGAATAagcgtatcaaatgagaactttggttattatgagaacttttaataatgaccctacgatttaaaatcaatgcttcaaatttcacttaaattttaagagacaataattaatagTTAGATTCtagtttaaatacatatcacataaatgcatatctgagcattgattttaaatcgtatggttattattaaaagttctcagttctcataataaccaaagttctcatttgatatgtctcatatatatatatatatatatatatatatatatatatatatatatatatatatatatatatatatatatatatatatatatatatatatatatatatatatatgggagcatatcaagtgagagcatttttaaatgagagatgagaggaataaacatcaacctttagattcatcaagagagaatgttaatacattaatgtggctattaatttctctctcttgatgaatttgaaagttgatatttattcctctcatcctcTCATTTAAaattgctctcacttgatatgctcccatatatatatatatatatatatatatatatatatatatatatatatatatatatatatatatatatatatatatatatatatatatatatatatatatgaggagggatcaaattacacccgaagagttacaccacgagttacactcgttcaataactacatctcgaaataatattttttaaattcaaccgttggattgaaacataatatcatatagatcattcctataaagtttgagcttaatctataatgatttactatgtcattgaataacatcaaaattaacgttatatgaaagctcactttgacgttaatctttggatatcttgatgatatagtaaatcattatagattaaactcaaactttataggtatgatctatatgatattatgtttcaatccaacggttgaatttaaaaaatatcatttcgagatgtagttattgaacgagtgtaactcgtggtgtaactcttcgggtgtaatttaatccctcctctatatatatatatatatatatatatatatatatatatatatatatctatatatatatatatatatatatatataaaataaagttttcaTAGTGTTTTTCAAAACACAGTTTATTCAAATGTCTTTTAGTCTCTCATATTTTAGCATGGTATCCAGAGCCTACTGAGAGACAACTCTTCCCCGTGCTTTACCCAATTGACCCACTGTCTTGCGGTGAGAAATTTTTGGTAAACCGTGTCTTAACTCCGGTTTGCCTTCCATACACTGTCGTGACTCATTCTGGCATCAGATTTTGAATTTCTCCTGTCAACACCAGACTACCGCCGTCATCTGCCGTCGCCGCTACTCTTTTTGGCGACCTTCCGGGCAAAAGCGCCTCCTTCAATCCGGCCAATCCCGACGATTTTTCCACCACTCCACTCGCCACCGTGCAACTATTCCAGATCCGGTCTCAGATTTTATCTTTCACTCACGGAAAACTGTGATCCAATTCAAATAGATCCGTTTTCACCTATTTCGCGTGATATTTTCTCTTTTCAGATACTCATGGCTACTCCTCAAAACTTTACGTCAAACTACGATGATTTTCTCAGTTAGTATCAGAACTCAAATTCTATTGCTTCAGTTACATACACTGGTAATCATTATGTTTGCCTCtctcaatcatcttctcttggacCTTGGGTCCTTGATTTTGGTGCGTCTGATCATGTTACTGGTATTAAAAATCTTTTCTCTTCCCTCTCTACCTCAGGTTTCTTACCTACTATAACTTCTACCAATAGTTCCCAAACCCGATCTGAAGGGATTGGTACTATTCAAATTCTACCTTATCTCTATATTACTTATGTTCTCTATGTACCCAATTTAAACATTTAATTTACTTTCATTCGGTCGTTTAACTTGTTCTCTTGATTGTATTGTCACCTTCACTAAAAATAATGTTACCTTGCAGGATCGAAGTTAGGGACAAGCGATTGGTGTCGGATGTGAGTCTCAAGGCCTTTATTATCTTTCAGTGTCATCTCAAACATGCTCAGCCAAAGATTCTCCACTCACTATCCATGCTCAATTAGGTCATCACAATCTTCCTAAACTAAAAAAGTTGGTGCCAAGTTTATCGAAGGCATCTAATTTACATGGTGAGTCTTGTTAGTTAGGGAAACACACTCGTAGTCAATTTCCCAATCGATTCAATAAACGAGCTTTGTCCCCTTTTGCTTTAGTTTACTCTGATGTTTGGAGTCCCTCGCATACTGTCTCTACTCTTGAGTCTAGATACTTCGTcacctttattgatgattttttacGGTGCACGtggttatttttaatgaaaaataaatttgaattattttttatatttgaacaattttataaagaaataaaactcAATCTGGTGCGTTTATTCGTACCTTAAGAAGTGATAATGCTCGTGAATAGTTATCCCAACAATTTTAAACTTTTATGTCCAGCAATGGTATTTTCCACCAAACATCTTGCCCTTATACACCTCAACGAAACGGTGTAGTTGAAAGCAAAAATCGGCTTCTCGTAAAAACCACTCGGACCCTCACGGTCTTGATAAACTATCAGCTCGATTACTAAAGTGTGTCTTTCTTGGTTATCATCGATCCCTAAAAGGTTATTGTTGTTATTCACATATTGTACAACAATACCTCGTATCGGCCGGTGTTACCTTCTTCGAGTTTGTTCCATATTTCAAGTCCCGTTAAGTAACTCTGGAATCCCTTTAGAAAATTACTCATACACCTCTTCTAGAAGACCCATTTGCCATTGTCCTCCACCATACTAGGGAACCTGACTCACTAGATACCCTTATGGTTGACCCCCCTACTTCTCGCCCACTTCAAACATATAAGCGTCGTCAATCCACATTTGTCACTTTCATACTTGTCCCTGAGGTCGTACTTGTCCCTAAGGTCGTACTTGTCCCTGAGGTCATTGCAGACTCTCCTCCGACATTCTCGCCATCACCGGATCTGATCCTACAACTTGAGTCTGATATTCTGATTTCCCTTCGAAAAAGTATACGTCAAACACGAAATCCTTCTccacattatattgatttatgttatcattgCCTTTCCCCCTTGCAGTATACTTGTTTTTCTTCTTTGTCTTCTGTTTCTATTCCTAAAActccaagtgaagcattatctCACCCTGAGTGGAGGAAAGCAATGATTGATGAAATGTGCGCTCTTCAAAGCAGTGCtacttgggaacttgttcctcTACCCCCTGGGAAATCTTTAGTAGGTAGTCGTTGGCTTTATACATTGAAGGTTGATCCAGATAGTAAGATTGATCGATTTAAAACTCGCTTGGTAGCCAAAGGATACACTCAAATTTTTGGGTTGGATAATAGTGATACCTTCTCGCATGTAGCCAAGATGGCATCTGTTAGACTTCTTCTAGCCATTGCAGCCATTCGACATTGGCCTCTTCATCAACTTGACATCAAAAGTGCATTTTTacatggtgatcttgaagaggaaGTATATGGAGCAACCACCTGGGTTTGTTGCTCAGGGGGAGTCATTGGATATGGTGTGTAGGCTACACATGTCTCTTTATGGTCTTAAGCAATCTTTGGgagcttggtttggcagattCACCATTGTAGTACAACCGTTTGGTATGATCCATAGTGAAGCTGATCAATATCTGCTTTTTTCGTCACTCAACCCAAGGGTGTATTTATCTTATTGTGTGTCTAGATGGTATTATCATAACTGGCAGTGATCAACAGGGAATACTCCAGTTGAAACAACATCTCTCGAATTAATTTCAAACAAAAGATCGTGGTAAACTCTACTATTTCTTGGGTATTAAGGTAGCTCAATCTAAAGATAGTTTGGTGATTTCTTAGCAGAAATATGTTATGGATATTTTGGAAGAAAC encodes:
- the LOC131615588 gene encoding mannan endo-1,4-beta-mannosidase 4-like; its protein translation is MEFQTLVLTYFIVALFVVVVEPGNGAGFVERKGTHFILNGKPHYVNGFNSYWLMNLASDPSTRSKVTSTFQQASLNGLNLGRTWAFNEGFLQTSPGSYDENAFKGLDFVISEAKKYGVQLILSLVNNWKEFGGKIKYVQWAKERGQNVINDDDFFSHPVVKQYYKNHVRTVLTRKNTINGILYKDDQTIFAWELMNEPRLNSSGKSIQNWINEMASYVKSIDNNHLLEIGLEGFYGETKKQFNPDSLLVGTDFISNNQIPQIDFATIHLYPEQWLINSNETTQSAFVEKWIEVHIQDANTVLGKPIIVSEFGKSSKSAGYSLDKRDDYYKKIYSIISASATSGGSCAGGIFWQLLSQGMDSYGDGYEVILENSPSTAQIIKQQSTKMSNITM